The following coding sequences lie in one Halictus rubicundus isolate RS-2024b unplaced genomic scaffold, iyHalRubi1_principal scaffold0022, whole genome shotgun sequence genomic window:
- the LOC143363105 gene encoding uncharacterized protein LOC143363105, with protein MADLVDEQRTLAQRISRVAINLKKKGKANITLGMLRAAHSSIQEFWADFSQGDLKIRKAAKNDAKLRDSAYIAEDEFSDVHTTYLEQAGVLLDMIAEFETAAAVKVPSDSNVTPGEATFQRSRAVLPKMALPTFEGHYKDWPSFRDLFTSLIINDSSLSPVERLHYLNTCMKGEAMALLKNIRTTNDNFNIAWNKLEDRFNNPRLLVQAQIRALSSVAPLRKESAAEMKRLFNETFDAIDALENLGRPVTNAVDWIVELTVERWDRQSRREWEDSLKHSKDHPTLEQLRTFMEGRIQTCEALEPQTDEASDGRKVNVKSAKVHTMSKASSSAKVCALCQGNHFVLYCGRYQAKTAAERKETAKTLNLCFNCLGKHPASECTSSKRCQKCEGKHHTTIHEAAPSTKSTKSPEAFVQHVSMHVSRSSFSVLLSTARVAVSGPRGQGCSARSLIDPGSEVSLITEALAQRLGVKRSQARVPLLGVGGARAKFTRGKTTLVISPPGRGELRFQIPVYILPELSRYRPYNLPTRVDWPHIRGLELADPGYHLADPVDILIGADSYNIILREGVRRGPPHTPVAQETALGWILTGGIDSGNADGSSSRAEVPVHHCNIDRELIEFLTRFWEQEEVETSIPATADDRKAEKHFLDTHQRLPDGRFMVRLPFARTPELGDSRLIALRTLDSLSSRFQRSAEFRQAYGEFLATYEALGHMAATAHPISRTME; from the coding sequence ATGGCTGACCTTGTCGACGAACAACGTACGCTCGCGCAGCGAATCTCCCGCGTCGCGATCAACCTTAAGAAGAAGGGTAAGGCGAACATTACTCTGGGAATGCTTCGGGCGGCTCACTCTTCGATCCAAGAATTCTGGGCTGACTTCTCCCAGGGGGATCTAAAAATAAGAAAAGCGGCTAAGAACGACGCCAAGTTGAGGGATAGCGCTTACATCGCGGAAGACGAATTCAGCGATGTACATACAACATATTTGGAGCAAGCTGGAGTTCTCCTCGACATGATCGCCGAATTTGAAACGGCGGCAGCCGTTAAGGTGCCCTCTGATTCGAACGTAACGCCCGGCGAGGCGACGTTCCAGAGGTCACGCGCAGTGTTGCCAAAGATGGCTCTCCCTACTTTCGAGGGTCACTACAAGGACTGGCCATCCTTCCGCGACTTGTTTACCTCGCTTATAATCAACGACTCTTCGTTGTCTCCGGTGGAGCGCCTGCATTACTTGAATACATGCATGAAGGGCGAAGCCATGGCGCTTCTGAAGAACATTCGAACTACGAATGACAATTTCAACATCGCGTGGAATAAGTTGGAGGATCGCTTCAACAATCCCCGGCTGCTCGTTCAGGCGCAAATAAGAGCTCTATCTTCTGTAGCTCCGCTGCGCAAGGAGTCGGCCGCTGAGATGAAACGTCTCTTTAACGAAACGTTCGATGCCATTGACGCGCTTGAGAATCTTGGCCGGCCTGTCACTAATGCAGTCGACTGGATCGTCGAATTGACAGTCGAGCGATGGGATCGGCAATCGCGTCGGGAATGGGAGGATTCTCTCAAGCACTCCAAGGACCATCCTACGCTGGAACAGCTGAGAACCTTTATGGAAGGGCGCATACAAACGTGTGAAGCGCTCGAACCTCAGACGGACGAAGCGTCCGACGGGAGGAAAGTCAACGTGAAATCTGCGAAGGTGCATACGATGTCCAAGGCGAGTTCGTCCGCGAAGGTCTGTGCATTGTGCCAGGGCAATCATTTTGTCCTGTATTGTGGCCGGTACCAGGCGAAGACTGCTGCCGAGCGGAAGGAAACAGCCAAGACACTGAACCTGTGTTTTAACTGTCTCGGGAAGCATCCTGCGAGTGAGTGCACGTCCTCCAAGCGATGCCAAAAGTGCGAAGGAAAGCACCACACGACTATCCACGAGGCCGCACCATCCACCAAGTCAACGAAGTCTCCGGAAGCCTTCGTGCAGCACGTCTCCATGCACGTGAGTCGCTCCTCCTTCTCAGTTCTCCTCAGTACAGCGCGCGTAGCAGTTTCAGGCCCACGGGGACAGGGCTGCTCAGCTCGTTCTCTTATTGACCCTGGCAGTGAAGTCTCCCTCATCACGGAAGCGCTCGCGCAGCGGCTCGGTGTCAAGCGGAGCCAAGCTCGAGTTccgcttctcggcgtcggaggTGCAAGGGCAAAGTTCACACGAGGGAAAACCACGCTGGTCATATCTCCCCCTGGCAGAGGAGAACTCCGCTTCCAGATCCCTGTCTATATCCTGCCTGAGCTCTCGCGATACCGGCCGTACAACTTACCTACTCGAGTCGATTGGCCGCATATCCGAGGACTGGAGCTCGCCGATCCGGGGTACCACCTAGCCGATCCAGTCGACATCCTGATAGGAGCGGACTCCTACAACATCATCCTTCGAGAGGGGGTCAGACGGGGGCCGCCACACACTCCTGTAGCGCAGGAAACGGCTCTGGGTTGGATCCTCACCGGAGGCATCGACTCGGGAAACGCCGATGGGTCATCGAGCAGGGCGGAGGTTCCGGTCCATCACTGCAATATAGACCGCGAATTAATAGAGTTTCTCACCAGGTTCTGGGAGCAGGAGGAAGTCGAAACTTCGATTCCAGCCACCGCTGACGACAGGAAGGCAGAAAAGCACTTCCTAGACACTCACCAACGGCTTCCTGACGGACGGTTCATGGTGCGTCTGCCGTTTGCAAGGACACCAGAACTGGGAGACTCTCGCCTCATCGCACTGCGTACACTGGACTCGCTGAGCTCCAGATTCCAGCGTTCTGCCGAATTCCGCCAAGCTTACGGTGAATTTCTGGCAACCTACGAAGCTCTGGGGCATATGGCCGCGACGGCGCATCCAATTTCCCGCACCATGGAGTAA
- the LOC143363106 gene encoding uncharacterized protein LOC143363106, producing the protein MRESSTTTKLRVVFNGSKASSNGKSLNEFLLRGPNLLPNLADILLRWRRYALVFTADIEKMYRQIIVHPDDRKWQRILWRPAGKSSVVDYDLNTVTYGLTSAPYLAIRCLHQLAKVEAQRFPLGSGILLEEVYMDDVLTGADTPSEAKAKQRELRELLMAGGFPLRKWAANAPGLLEGLSRDERKGIVEWDSPTLHSVLGIKWLPSSDCFQVSAVKSLPSSGFTKRAVLSGTAQLFDPLGWLAPVTIVAKVLIQSLWLLKVDWDTPLPEKEEKLWRQFQNGIPELQHLQVPRWLGTSSCSSPPELHGFADASERAYAAVVYSRSVNPEGVATVSLIIAKSKVAPLKRVSLPRLELCAAFLLTRLVEHVVRVLDWPSVDVHLWSDSAVALSWIRGHPTRWPTYVANRVTEIQRMLPAAKWHHIRSAENPADCASRGLSPAELPKFSLWWRGPEWLASPGPLPEETRSEATHEAEEHQVLHVTSREKSSSSELVERFSSLNRLLRVLAWCRRWVPGNRQGESFITAAEIRTSKLTLLRLEQAAAFAEDIANLRKGRPLAARSRLAKLCPILDKDGVLRVGGRIQAANLPYDRTHPAILPDESSLARLWVDAAHKRCLHGGTQLTLATLRQECWILKGRHLVKACIHRCTTCIRWKGQTAPPRMGNLPLSRITPSRPFFRSGIDYAGPIHVRTSRGRGKLTSKGYIAVFICLATRAVHLEAVSDGSTETFLAALRRFISRRGRCAELHSDCGRNFIGANHELRTLLKQSVAQGGGPFAAASREGITWKFNPPPAPHFGGIWEAAVKSVKHHLRRLIGEQRLSFEELATLLTGIEACLNSRPILPLSDDPEDPAALTPGHFLVGEPLLAIPEPSLEELPVSRLSRWQLVQQMQQHFWRRWSREYLNSLQPRGKWRRDQAWVKAGSLCLVKNEILPPTQWPLARVVHVHPGPDGSTRVVTLRTSTSQLLRPVHKLIPLLAPEIDETGHGNNLEAGLSA; encoded by the coding sequence ATGCGGGAATCGAGCACCACGACGAAACTCAGGGTTGTCTTCAACGGCTCGAAGGCATCCTCCAACGGGAAGTCTCTGAATGAGTTTCTGCTTCGGGGACCTAACTTGCTGCCGAATCTCGCGGACATCCTTCTACGCTGGCGGCGGTATGCTCTCGTGTTCACAGCGGACATAGAGAAGATGTACCGACAGATCATCGTCCATCCTGACGACCGGAAATGGCAGAGGATCCTGTGGAGGCCTGCAGGGAAAAGCAGCGTCGTTGACTACGATCTCAACACGGTCACGTACGGACTCACCAGTGCTCCATATCTGGCGATCCGATGCTTGCACCAACTGGCTAAGGTGGAGGCACAGCGTTTCCCCTTGGGATCTGGCATCTTACTCGAGGAGGTCTACATGGACGACGTCCTCACTGGGGCGGACACACCCTCAGAGGCTAAAGCCAAACAAAGGGAACTACGGGAGCTCCTCATGGCGGGCGGTTTTCCTCTGCGCAAGTGGGCTGCCAACGCGCCGGGTCTACTTGAAGGACTGTCCCGCGACGAGAGGAAGGGCATCGTCGAGTGGGACTCTCCCACGCTCCACAGCGTCCTAGGTATCAAGTGGTTGCCCTCATCTGATTGTTTCCAGGTCTCCGCTGTGAAGTCTCTTCCGAGCTCGGGATTCACCAAGCGTGCAGTACTCAGCGGGACAGCGCAGCTGTTCGACCCACTCGGCTGGCTGGCGCCAGTCACGATCGTAGCCAAGGTGCTGATCCAGTCCCTGTGGCTCCTGAAGGTCGATTGGGACACGCCACTACCGGAGAAGGAGGAAAAGCTGTGGCGACAGTTCCAGAATGGAATCCCGGAACTGCAGCATCTCCAGGTACCGCGATGGCTCGGAACCAGCTCCTGCAGTTCGCCTCCCGAACTCCATGGGTTCGCTGATGCCTCCGAGCGCGCCTATGCTGCGGTGGTCTACTCCCGCAGCGTCAACCCGGAGGGAGTGGCGACGGTGTCGCTCATCATCGCCAAGTCTAAGGTGGCTCCTCTGAAAAGGGTCTCGCTGCCAAGACTGGAACTCTGCGCCGCTTTCCTGCTGACCAGACTCGTCGAACACGTCGTCCGGGTGCTGGACTGGCCGTCCGTCGACGTACATCTGTGGTCGGATTCCGCGGTGGCTCTCAGCTGGATCCGAGGACATCCCACACGCTGGCCCACTTACGTGGCCAACAGGGTCACCGAGATCCAGAGGATGCTTCCAGCGGCGAAGTGGCACCACATCCGGAGCGCGGAGAATCCGGCGGACTGTGCCTCCCGAGGGTTATCTCCGGCGGAACTACCGAAGTTCTCGCTGTGGTGGCGAGGACCCGAGTGGCTCGCCTCACCCGGTCCACTTCCAGAGGAAACCAGGTCAGAGGCAACGCACGAAGCAGAGGAGCACCAGGTTCTGCACGTCACCAGCCGGGAGAAGAGCAGTTCCTCGGAACTAGTCGAACGCTTCTCAAGTTTGAATCGGCTGCTCCGGGTCCTGGCCTGGTGCCGCCGATGGGTTCCTGGAAATCGACAAGGAGAGTCATTCATCACGGCAGCCGAGATTCGGACAAGCAAACTCACCCTTCTACGACTGGAACAGGCCGCAGCGTTCGCGGAGGACATCGCCAACCTTCGGAAGGGTCGACCGCTAGCCGCCAGAAGCCGGCTAGCCAAGCTGTGTCCAATCCTGGACAAAGACGGGGTGCTGCGCGTGGGAGGGCGGATACAGGCCGCGAACCTCCCATACGACCGGACTCATCCCGCGATCCTTCCTGACGAATCCTCCTTAGCTAGGTTGTGGGTCGATGCTGCCCACAAACGATGCTTGCATGGAGGAACACAGCTCACACTGGCTACGCTGCGCCAGGAGTGCTGGATCCTCAAGGGTCGCCACTTAGTTAAGGCCTGCATCCATCGGTGCACCACCTGTATACGCTGGAAAGGCCAAACAGCCCCGCCAAGAATGGGAAACCTTCCATTATCTCGAATAACGCCTAGTCGTCCCTTTTTCAGATCAGGCATCGACTACGCAGGACCCATACACGTGCGAACCAGTCGGGGTCGTGGCAAGCTGACCTCGAAGGGATACATCGCGGTATTTATCTGTCTGGCCACCAGGGCTGTCCACCTGGAGGCTGTCTCGGATGGGTCCACCGAAACCTTCTTGGCAGCACTGCGGAGGTTTATCTCTCGGCGAGGCCGATGCGCAGAACTTCACAGCGACTGTGGTCGAAACTTCATCGGAGCCAAccacgagctccgaacgctacTAAAGCAATCCGTGGCACAGGGAGGTGGCCCATTCGCTGCAGCTTCCAGGGAGGGCATCACCTGGAAATTCAATCCCCCTCCCGCTCCACACTTTGGGGGCATCTGGGAAGCGGCCGTCAAATCGGTCAAGCACCACCTGCGGAGGCTCATCGGCGAACAGCGGCTTTCCTTCGAGGAGCTTGCCACGCTCCTGACTGGTATCGAAGCCTGTTTAAATTCTAGGCCAATACTACCGCTGTCCGATGACCCTGAGGATCCAGCAGCTCTAACTCCGGGACATTTCCTAGTCGGGGAACCGCTCCTCGCTATTCCAGAGCCCAGCCTCGAGGAATTGCCAGTCTCACGGTTATCTCGGTGGCAGTTGGTACAGCAGATGCAGCAGCACTTTTGGAGGCGCTGGTCCCGGGAGTATCTGAATTCACTGCAACCGAGGGGCAAGTGGCGACGAGATCAAGCATGGGTCAAGGCCGGGTCCCTCTGCCTAGTAAAAAACGAAATACTGCCACCCACACAATGGCCACTAGCGCGCGTCGTCCACGTACACCCGGGGCCAGACGGCTCGACTCGCGTGGTCACTTTACGCACCTCCACTTCACAACTGCTGCGACCGGTGCACAAGCTCATCCCGCTCCTGGCTCCGGAAATCGATGAGACTGGCCACGGGAACAACCTCGAGGCTGGACTCTCGGCGTAA